A section of the Melopsittacus undulatus isolate bMelUnd1 chromosome 3, bMelUnd1.mat.Z, whole genome shotgun sequence genome encodes:
- the SMIM8 gene encoding small integral membrane protein 8: MSSTNSPNASETPKGRKPGLRSVQTTMLFRAVNPELFIKPNKPVMAFGLIAITLCVAYLGYLHATIENKKDLYEAVDSEGSTYMRRKTSKWD; this comes from the exons atgtcTTCCACCAACTCTCCAAATGCAAGCGAAACACCCAAAGGGAGAAAACCAGGATTGAGAAGTGTTCAAACAACTATGCTCTTCCGAGCTGTGAACCCAGAGCTTTTCATTAAACCT aaCAAGCCTGTGATGGCATTTGGGCTCATAGCAATTACCCTCTGTGTGGCCTACCTTGGTTATTTGCATGCAACAATAGAGAATAAAAAGGACCTCTATGAAGCAGTCGACAGTGAGGGGTCCACGTATATGAGGAGGAAGACTTCCAAGTGGGACTGA
- the C3H6orf163 gene encoding uncharacterized protein C6orf163 homolog: MIRNPDLHSFVCCAVCSKIVPPPPSNATFDRIREYKPFVTRYYTHRDILEIGAHIEQEKHEKKEAEVQECIEKMKAEIWSQAETLKEDAVEKALNEAATKHSAFVHDLQKNFEKKLREEVRKVKAEMQWYMEEQQKREAEAAEQCMAHRLQRILMDCAQDKMQAVAKARKQEREAAFQEAATLHRKSLEQLKEEIRLAEEQYHKSIEQLKKEKDREIHVVQSIIQKESEAETEKQPEKAETLQAGELEKVMAMLKAAEEQIKTLTQELEKVTEWKDILENEIEATRQTFQKYIDATFPSLSPGQADFILPFREAFQQDTPEAPEDNDSIGELVSEV, encoded by the exons ATGATTAGAAATCCTGATCTGCACTCCTTCGTGTGTTGTGCTGTATGTTCAAAAATAGTACCACCACCACCTTCCAATGCTACTTTTGATCGGATTCGGGAGTATAAGCCGTTCGTAACACGGTATTACACTCATCGTGATATACTGG AGATTGGAGCACACATTgaacaagaaaaacatgaaaagaaggAGGCAGAGGTACAAGAGTGCattgaaaaaatgaaagctgaaatttgGTCCCAg GCTGAAACACTCAAGGAAGATGCAGTGGAGAAAGCCCTCAATGAGGCAGCCACTAAACACAGTGCATTTGTACACGACCTTCAAAAaaactttgaaaagaaattaagg GAAGAAGTGAGGAAGGTAAAGGCAGAGATGCAGTGGTACATGGAAGAACAGCAGAAGAGAGAGGCAGAAGCTGCAGAGCAATGCATGGCTCACAGACTTCAGAGGATCCTGATGGACTGTGCCCAGGACAAGATGCAAGCTGTGGCCAAAGCCAGAAAACAGGAGAGGGAGGCAGCCTTTCAGGAAGCAGCCACTCTGCACAG gaaGTCCTTAGAACAACTCAAAGAAGAAATTAGGTTAGCTGAGGAACAATATCATAAGAGTAtagaacaattaaaaaaagaaaaagatcgTGAGATTCATGTTGTCCAGAGTATCATACAAAAAGAGAGTGAGGCTGAGACTgaaaaacagcctgaaaaagcagagactTTACAGGCCGGTGAGCTGGAAAAAGTTATGGCtatgctgaaagcagcagaagaacaAATAAAGACTCTCACACAAGAACTGGAGAAGGTGACAGAATGGAAGGACATCctggaaaatgaaatagaagCAACAAGACAAACCTTTCAAAAGTATATTGATGCCACATTTCCTAGCCTGTCCCCTGGACAAGCAGATTTTATTTTGCCATTCAGGGAAGCATTTCAGCAGGACACACCAGAAGCACCAGAGGACAATGACAGTATAGGAGAACTAGTATCAGAAGTGTGA